The following proteins are encoded in a genomic region of Solea senegalensis isolate Sse05_10M linkage group LG5, IFAPA_SoseM_1, whole genome shotgun sequence:
- the med27 gene encoding mediator of RNA polymerase II transcription subunit 27 — protein sequence MADVVNVGVNLEAFSHAISGIQALRSSVTRVFEFLKDGMKNRDTLEGREKQFIAEFQDNLQSVNRDLNELERLSGLVGRPSESHPLHNSGLLSLDPVQDKTPLYSQLLQAYKWSNKLQYHASLASSLLNQQSLKRSANQMGASAKRRPKVQPSTLVIPPHYVDDVISRIGRMFPDMTIELFRPNGTSAVLLVTLEKVLKAILVMRSLFIDRTVVRGYNENVYNEDGKLDIWTKSQYQVFQKVSDHATTALLHYQLPQMPDVVVRSFMTWLRSYIKLFQSPCQRCGRFLQDGLPPTWRDFRTLEAFHDTCRM from the exons ATGGCGGACGTGGTGAACGTTGGGGTGAATTTAGAAGCTTTCTCTCACGCGATTAGTGGCATCCAGGCGCTCCGCTCTAGCGTGACTCGCGTCTTCGAGTTCCTGAAGGATGGCATGAAGAACCGGGACACACTAGAGGGCCGTGAGAAGCAGTTTATAGCCGAGTTCCAGGACAACCTGCAGTCGGTCAACAGAGACCTCAA tgagTTGGAGCGTCTTAGTGGTCTGGTTGGACGTCCCTCAGAGTCTCATCCCCTCCACAACAGTGGTCTGCTCAGTCTGGACCCCGTTCAGGATAAAACTCCTCTATATTCTCAGCTGCTGCAGGCCTACAAATGGTCTAACAAG ttgcAGTACCATGCTAGTTTGGCCTCCAGTTTGTTGAACCAACAGTCACTCAAACGATCAGCCAATCAGATGGGAGCTTCAGCCAAGAGACGACCCAAAGTCCAACCCAGTACTCTGGTAATACCTCCTCA TTACGTGGATGATGTCATCTCTCGGATCGGCAGGATGTTTCCTGACATGACCATTGAGCTCTTCAGACCCAATGGAACGTCTGCTGTACTGTTG GTGACCTTAGAGAAGGTGTTAAAGGCAATTcttgtgatgcgttcactgttCATTGACAGAACCGTTGTTCGAGGATACAATGAAAATGTTTACAATGAGGATGGAAAG CTGGACATCTGGACCAAGTCTCAGTACCAGGTTTTCCAGAAG GTATCAGATCATGCCACAACTGCCCTACTGCACTACCAGCTCCCCCAGATGCCTGATGTTGTGGTTCGATCATTTATG ACCTGGTTGCGGAGCTACATTAAACTCTTCCAGTCTCCGTGTCAGCGCTGTGGTCGTTTCCTTCAGGATGGACTTCCTCCAACATGGAGGGACTTCAGGACCTTGGAAGCTTTTCACGACACGTGtcgcatgtaa